One Phaseolus vulgaris cultivar G19833 chromosome 2, P. vulgaris v2.0, whole genome shotgun sequence DNA window includes the following coding sequences:
- the LOC137810669 gene encoding uncharacterized protein isoform X2: MKRALLSKNKYKFVNGDISKPTRDDENYEAWERCNVMVVSWITRTLTTQITQSTVYIDNAKELWGDLKERFSKSNHFCASDLLQEINSVKQGERNITDYFTNSKILWEELDSLRPLPACTCKVKCSCDVMKTMASYRDSEWVMCFLKGLGENYNTVKTQVLLMEPLPNINCVFSLVLQQERHLNENIGMDTKILPNSVNHQSQRTNNKVNHGWRNQGRGRGRNYGKQCSFCNKMNHTADECYSKHGFPPWMKQKTNYTVNAIERNKDCDGENEEPSQGKTHNEKIFEALDPEQLQQLVDMIQNSKVKERAVNNTMGGTSKRDPGK; encoded by the coding sequence ATGAAACGAGCCTTGCTTTCAAAGAACAAGTACAAGTTCGTCAATGGTGATATCTCGAAACCAACCCGTGATGATGAAAATTACGAAGCCTGGGAAAGATGCAACGTCATGGTGGTTTCATGGATCACACGCACACTGACTACGCAAATAACGCAAAGCACCGTGTATATTGACAATGCAAAGGAGTTGTGGGGAGATCTTAAAGAACGATTCTCAAAAAGCAATCATTTTTGCGCCTCTGATCTCTTACAAGAAATCAATTCTGTCAAGCAGGGAGAGAGGAACATCACAGATTACTTCACAAACTCGAAGATTTTATGGGAAGAATTGGATTCTTTGCGACCATTACCTGCCTGCACTTGCAAAGTTAAATGTAGCTGCGACGTGATGAAGACGATGGCAAGTTACAGAGACTCCGAGTGGGTTATGTGTTTCTTAAAAGGATTGGGAGAAAATTATAACACGGTCAAAACACAAGTCCTACTCATGGAACCCCTACCAAATATCAATTGCGTTTTTTCTCTTGTTCTGCAACAAGAAAGGCATTTGAATGAGAATATAGGCATGGATACAAAGATCTTGCCCAATAGCGTCAACCATCAGAGCCAAAGAACAAACAACAAGGTTAACCATGGATGGCGGAAccaaggaagaggaagaggaaggaACTATGGGAAGCAATGCTCTTTTTGTAACAAGATGAACCACACCGCTGATGAATGCTATTCGAAACACGGTTttccaccatggatgaagcagaaAACCAACTACACTGTGAATGCCATTGAGAGAAACAAGGATTGTGATGGTGAGAATGAAGAGCCTTCACAGGGTAAGACCCACAATGAGAAAATCTTTGAAGCCCTCGACCCTGAGCAACTGCAGCAGCTCGTTGACATGATCCAAAATTCAAAAGTCAAAGAAAGGGCAGTAAACAATACCATGGGTGGAACTTCAAAACGAGATCCAGGTAAATAG
- the LOC137810669 gene encoding uncharacterized protein isoform X1 yields MKRALLSKNKYKFVNGDISKPTRDDENYEAWERCNVMVVSWITRTLTTQITQSTVYIDNAKELWGDLKERFSKSNHFCASDLLQEINSVKQGERNITDYFTNSKILWEELDSLRPLPACTCKVKCSCDVMKTMASYRDSEWVMCFLKGLGENYNTVKTQVLLMEPLPNINCVFSLVLQQERHLNENIGMDTKILPNSVNHQSQRTNNKVNHGWRNQGRGRGRNYGKQCSFCNKMNHTADECYSKHGFPPWMKQKTNYTVNAIERNKDCDGENEEPSQGKTHNEKIFEALDPEQLQQLVDMIQNSKVKERAVNNTMGGTSKRDPGEEFLEDDWSS; encoded by the exons ATGAAACGAGCCTTGCTTTCAAAGAACAAGTACAAGTTCGTCAATGGTGATATCTCGAAACCAACCCGTGATGATGAAAATTACGAAGCCTGGGAAAGATGCAACGTCATGGTGGTTTCATGGATCACACGCACACTGACTACGCAAATAACGCAAAGCACCGTGTATATTGACAATGCAAAGGAGTTGTGGGGAGATCTTAAAGAACGATTCTCAAAAAGCAATCATTTTTGCGCCTCTGATCTCTTACAAGAAATCAATTCTGTCAAGCAGGGAGAGAGGAACATCACAGATTACTTCACAAACTCGAAGATTTTATGGGAAGAATTGGATTCTTTGCGACCATTACCTGCCTGCACTTGCAAAGTTAAATGTAGCTGCGACGTGATGAAGACGATGGCAAGTTACAGAGACTCCGAGTGGGTTATGTGTTTCTTAAAAGGATTGGGAGAAAATTATAACACGGTCAAAACACAAGTCCTACTCATGGAACCCCTACCAAATATCAATTGCGTTTTTTCTCTTGTTCTGCAACAAGAAAGGCATTTGAATGAGAATATAGGCATGGATACAAAGATCTTGCCCAATAGCGTCAACCATCAGAGCCAAAGAACAAACAACAAGGTTAACCATGGATGGCGGAAccaaggaagaggaagaggaaggaACTATGGGAAGCAATGCTCTTTTTGTAACAAGATGAACCACACCGCTGATGAATGCTATTCGAAACACGGTTttccaccatggatgaagcagaaAACCAACTACACTGTGAATGCCATTGAGAGAAACAAGGATTGTGATGGTGAGAATGAAGAGCCTTCACAGGGTAAGACCCACAATGAGAAAATCTTTGAAGCCCTCGACCCTGAGCAACTGCAGCAGCTCGTTGACATGATCCAAAATTCAAAAGTCAAAGAAAGGGCAGTAAACAATACCATGGGTGGAACTTCAAAACGAGATCCAG GAGAAGAATTCCTTGAGGATGATTGGTCAAGCTGA
- the LOC137810668 gene encoding disease resistance protein RGA2-like encodes MAEAVLEGVLGSLTSLAGAELGSFLGFSGEKEKLESMFTAIKAALEDAEEKQFSDKATKDWVGKLKDAAYELDDILDECVYEQLRIEQEEEGGVRCCVSEMVLSSYLSSFHPINIYFRYNIAKRMKIVSERLDRIASEKDQLRLTSTVQEETRGVPEWRQTFSLVTEPKVYGREKDIKKVVDFLAGAASRDENLPVYPIVGQGGLGKTTLAKLIFNHKDLKDFELRIWVCVSEDFGLERMLKAIIQAATNKEVCKDLGPEPMQRILRNLLAGKRYLLVLDDVWDVTRQNWEKNWQMLRSVLDCGEKGASVLVTTRFSNVADIMGTVKHLHRLSELSVYYCWELFKDQAFGADEVEPEELVVIGREIVKKCGGVPLAANAIGGFLRFHRNKDKWLNIMKSNLLTLSPNEKSIMPVLRLSYLNLPIELRQCFAYCAIFPKDERIEKQYLIELWMANGFISSYGRLDAEDVGDEVWKELYRRSFFQDIETDEFGKVKSFKMHDLVHDLAKFVAEEVGCITDDDDAPALFERKRIHHLSDYRWWLHSTPLHQVKSLRTYVDRRTTDELSSDVLKCYSLRLLHLSRWKELSSSIGDLKHLRYLNLSYGDFKTLPESICKLLYLKMLKLDYCFSLKKLPDSLVRLKALQELSLKHCRSLSRLPPYIGKLNSLRSLSMYLVGEERGFLLAELGPLKLKRDLDIKHLERVKSINDAKEANMSSKQLNRLTLRWKGFRKGEVEGNDEKVLEALEPCRETLESLRVEGYRGARFPEWMSSPSFRYLSFLVLWGCRNCVQLPVLGKLPSLKRLNIVWAEYAKYVHEESCDEDVIFMALEYLSLSRLPSLIKLSREDGKNLFPCLSTLEIDNCSNFLAEEGWLQGLQSLKKLKMKMCPKLNVWAGLQCGTCLEDLTIERCEEVEGLQHMTSLKKLTLRNVPNIEFLLQELPFGDLPWLRELGIVECYKLMRLPTSLSLSSLEKLSIIGCNHELEKRCEKENGEDWPIIAHIPHLYTL; translated from the coding sequence ATGGCTGAGGCTGTACTCGAAGGTGTGCTTGGAAGTTTGACCTCTCTCGCTGGAGCAGAGCTGGGATCATTTCTGGGTTTTAGTGGAGAAAAGGAAAAGCTTGAGAGCATGTTCACTGCAATCAAGGCTGCTCTTGAAGATGCTGAAGAGAAGCAATTCTCAGACAAAGCTACAAAGGATTGGGTGGGAAAGCTGAAAGATGCAGCTTACGAGCTTGATGACATCTTAGACGAGTGTGTCTATGAACAATTGCGGATcgaacaagaagaagaaggaggagtCAGGTGTTGTGTATCAGAAATGGTACTAAGCTCTTACTTATCCTCTTTTCATCCCATCAATATCTATTTCCGTTACAATATTGCCAAAAGAATGAAGATTGTAAGTGAGAGATTAGATCGAATTGCTAGTGAAAAGGACCAGCTTCGTTTGACTTCGACGGTTCAAGAGGAAACCCGTGGAGTCCCTGAGTGGCGCCAAACCTTCTCACTAGTCACTGAACCAAAAGTGTACGGAAGAgagaaagatataaaaaaagttgTAGACTTTTTGGCAGGTGCTGCTTCTCGTGATGAGAATTTACCAGTATATCCGATCGTGGGTCAAGGCGGGCTTGGAAAAACAACGCTGGCAAAACTCATCTTCAATCACAAGGATCTCAAAGATTTTGAGTTAAGAATTTGGGTGTGTGTTTCTGAGGATTTCGGTTTGGAGAGAATGTTAAAAGCTATCATCCAAGCCGCAACTAACAAGGAGGTCTGCAAGGATTTGGGTCCGGAGCCAATGCAAAGAATACTTAGAAATCTGCTTGCAGGAAAAAGATACTTGCTTGTTTTGGATGACGTGTGGGATGTTACGAGACAGAATTGGGAGAAGAATTGGCAGATGTTGAGATCTGTACTGGACTGTGGGGAAAAGGGTGCTTCTGTTTTGGTCACCACTCGCTTTTCAAATGTTGCAGATATCATGGGAACAGTAAAACATCTTCATAGATTATCAGAGCTATCCGTATATTATTGCTGGGAATTGTTTAAAGACCAAGCTTTTGGAGCAGATGAGGTAGAACCAGAAGAGCTTGTGGTGATAGGAAGGGAGATAGTAAAGAAGTGTGGAGGAGTGCCTCTCGCAGCAAATGCAATAGGAGGTTTTCTACGCTTTCACAGAAATAAGGATAAGTGGCTCAATATTATGAAAAGTAACCTTTTGACGTTATCACCGAACGAGAAGTCCATAATGCCTGTCCTTAGACTAAGTTACCTGAACTTACCAATTGAACTCAGACAATGCTTTGCTTACTGTGCAATATTTCCCAAAGATGAACGCATAGAGAAGCAATATTTAATTGAACTTTGGATGGCTAATGGATTCATTTCATCTTATGGAAGGTTAGATGCTGAGGATGTTGGTGATGAGGTATGGAAGGAATTGTATAGGAGATCATTTTTTCAAGATATAGAGACAGATGAATTTGGAAAAGTTAAGAGTTTCAAGATGCATGATCTTGTTCACGATCTTGCAAAATTTGTTGCTGAAGAGGTTGGTTGCATTACCGACGATGATGATGCACCTGCtttatttgaaagaaaaagaatCCACCATCTCTCAGATTATCGGTGGTGGCTCCATTCAACCCCATTGCATCAAGTGAAATCTTTAAGGACTTATGTAGATAGGAGAACAACTGACGAACTTTCTTCTGACGTGTTGAAATGCTATTCTTTACGACTACTTCACTTAAGTCGTTGGAAAGAATTGTCATCATCTATTGGTGATTTGAAACATCTAAGATACTTGAATCTTTCTTATGGTGATTTCAAAACTCTTCCAGAATCCATATGTAAATTACTGTATTTGAAGATGTTGAAATTAGATTATTGTTTCAGTTTGAAAAAACTGCCGGACAGTTTGGTACGCTTAAAAGCTCTGCAAGAGTTGTCTCTTAAACACTGCAGGTCTCTATCAAGATTGCCACCTTATATAGGGAAGTTAAATTCTCTAAGGAGTTTATCCATGTACTTAGTTGGCGAGGAAAGAGGGTTCCTTTTAGCAGAACTGGGACCACTGAAGCTTAAAAGAGATCTTGACATTAAACATTTAGAGAGAGTGAAAAGTATAAACGATGCTAAAGAAGCCAATATGTCAAGTAAGCAACTGAATAGGTTGACGCTGAGATGGAAGGGATTCAGAAAGGGGGAAGTAGAAGGAAATGATGAGAAGGTTCTTGAAGCCCTTGAACCTTGTAGGGAGACACTGGAGAGTTTGAGAGTGGAAGGGTACCGAGGTGCCCGTTTCCCAGAATGGATGTCTAGTCCTTCTTTCAGATATTTAAGTTTTCTAGTGTTGTGGGGTTGTAGAAATTGTGTACAACTTCCAGTGTTGGGAAAACTACCTTCCCTAAAGAGGCTAAACATAGTATGGGCAGAATATGCAAAATACGTCCACGAGGAGAGCTGCGATGAAGATGTAATTTTCATGGCTCTAGAATATCTATCACTCAGCAGGCTGCCAAGCCTAATAAAGTTATCACGTGAGGATGGGAAAAATCTGTTTCCGTGCCTTTCCACACTTGAAATTGATAATTGTTCTAACTTTTTGGCAGAGGAAGGGTGGCTGCAAGGGTTGCAGTCTCTgaagaaattaaaaatgaagATGTGTCCTAAGTTGAATGTGTGGGCAGGCTTGCAATGTGGAACTTGTCTTGAAGATTTGACGATT